Proteins from a genomic interval of Xiphias gladius isolate SHS-SW01 ecotype Sanya breed wild chromosome 23, ASM1685928v1, whole genome shotgun sequence:
- the igbp1 gene encoding immunoglobulin-binding protein 1, whose product MADYGNSGNVRHPSNSDAELPKLSDLLDRGWKIFEEVDSTNEALGSNCIQVRVKRGIGMLEEASRMATQLDLFSRNEELEEVATVDLKYMLLPALLGALTMKQTRRDKRLDTVQTARSYFMDFLRRCKEYNISEFELPTSTDEDASGPDDASENGLSAVKSVPCPSDLVAMAARRQAKIERYRQKKELEARLSDVRIAVDSGQADDEVSRDFYLLNVRRWVTVCLEEVESINQEVEILKKMDVLKQSATKQPAQPVRPPMKPFILTKDAVQARVFGAGYPSLPTMTVDDWYEQHRKHGALPDQGISRRIDVDDTDAKEKEEEEKEKKAEQEDEESLLKARNWDDWKDTHRRGYGNRQNMG is encoded by the exons ATGGCGGATTATGGAAACAGTGGTAATGTCAGACACCCCTCAAATTCAGACGCAGAACTCCCTAAATTATCCGACTTGCTAGACCGCGGATGGAAGATATTTGAAGAGGTGGACAGTACAAACGAAGCACTGGGCTCCAACTGCATCCAGGTGAGAGTGAAACGCGGTATCGGTATGTTAGAAGAAGCTTCCAGAATGGCGACTCAGCTCGACCTGTTCAGCCGGaatgaggagctggaggaggtcGCTACGGTGGACCTAAAGTACATGCTACTGCCCGCTCTCTTAGGAGCTCTGACCATGAAGCAGACAAGAAGAGACAAAAGACTAGACACAGTTCAGACAGCCCGGTCTTACTTCATGGACTTCCTGAGGAGATGTAAAGAGTATAACATATCAGAGTTTGAGTTGCCAACGTCCACGGATGAAGACGCAAGTGGTCCCGACGACGCATCAGAAAATGGACTCTCTGCGGTCAAG TCTGTCCCCTGCCCATCAGAcctggttgccatggcagcacGGAGACAAGCTAAGATCGAGCGGTACCGCCAGAAGAAGGAGCTGGAAGCCAGACTGTCAGATGTAAGGATAGCCGTGGACAGTGGACAGGCCGACGATGAAGTCAGCAGAGATTTTTACCTTCTGAATGTCCGGAGATGGGTCACTGTGTGTCTGGAGGAAGTAGAGAGCATCAATCAGGAGGTGGAGATACTTAAGAAAATGGATGTTCTGAAGCAGAGTGCTACCAAGCAGCCAGCTCAGCCAGTCAGGCCTCCCATGAAACCATTCATCCTCACCAAGGATGCTGTACAG GCTCGGGTTTTCGGGGCTGGTTACCCCAGCCTTCCCACCATGACAGTAGATGACTGGTATGAACAGCACAGGAAACACGGTGCCCTGCCTGACCAGGGGATATCCAGGAGGATTGATGTGGACGACACTGATGcaaaggagaaggaagaagaggaaaaagagaaaaaggctgAACAGGAAGATGAGGAGTCTCTGCTGAAAGCCAGAAACTGGGATGACTGGAAAGACACCCATCGCAGAGGTTATGGAAACCGCCAGAACATGGGCTAA